In Bacillus toyonensis BCT-7112, a single window of DNA contains:
- a CDS encoding alpha/beta fold hydrolase — protein MFVTVEKDVHIFVQDVNPGPGSKTVFFVHGWPLNHQMYQYQLNVLPEHGFRCIAMDIRGNGQSDKPWTGYTYDRLADDIAIVLEALQVENATLVGFSVGGALSIRYMSRYNGSRISKLALIDAVSPSFVKNQESPYGVPKKQADTLIHQMYVNLPKFLSDVSLSFFNRNLGAATLEWFSYLGMQSASYALIKILQAAANEDVTKDLSKINVPTKIFHGVHDQLIPYKSAELTQKRIKNAQLHALTNSGHGSPIDQADELNAELIKFLNS, from the coding sequence ATGTTTGTTACGGTCGAGAAAGATGTTCATATTTTTGTGCAAGACGTTAATCCCGGTCCCGGTAGTAAAACTGTTTTTTTCGTCCATGGCTGGCCTTTAAATCATCAAATGTATCAATATCAACTCAATGTTTTACCGGAGCACGGCTTTCGCTGCATCGCCATGGATATACGCGGAAATGGGCAATCTGATAAGCCATGGACTGGTTACACGTATGACCGATTAGCTGATGATATTGCAATTGTTCTGGAAGCACTCCAAGTAGAAAATGCTACGTTAGTCGGTTTTTCAGTCGGCGGTGCTCTTTCTATTCGCTATATGTCTCGCTACAATGGGAGTCGTATTTCTAAGCTCGCATTAATTGATGCCGTCTCTCCTTCTTTCGTGAAAAATCAAGAGTCCCCTTACGGTGTACCAAAAAAACAAGCAGATACCCTCATTCATCAAATGTATGTAAATTTACCAAAATTTTTAAGTGATGTATCTTTATCATTTTTCAATAGAAACTTAGGAGCTGCAACCCTTGAATGGTTTTCTTATCTCGGTATGCAGTCCGCTTCCTATGCTCTCATCAAAATTTTGCAAGCAGCTGCAAACGAAGACGTAACGAAAGACTTAAGTAAAATTAACGTTCCAACAAAAATATTCCACGGCGTTCACGACCAACTGATCCCATACAAAAGCGCTGAACTCACGCAAAAACGGATTAAAAACGCTCAACTACATGCTCTTACAAATAGTGGTCACGGCTCTCCAATCGACCAAGCAGATGAATTAAATGCAGAACTTATAAAATTTTTAAATTCATAG